A stretch of the Glycine soja cultivar W05 chromosome 13, ASM419377v2, whole genome shotgun sequence genome encodes the following:
- the LOC114382511 gene encoding ubiquitin carboxyl-terminal hydrolase 2-like, whose amino-acid sequence MGKKVRKKTRGSAKEKGVATHLPIKVIESSNPTVESVDEVAKETNSCPHLVKGVNFDRLSTKIGSSGSVRCEDCREGANDRRSGKGKGKHEKKKGGASLDSKSESKSIWVCLECGRYTCGGVGLPITPHCHVVGHARKNRHPLVVHFDKPQLCWCFPCNMLVQVDKFEKTDESCHLLSDVVKLLKGRSQEKSSVDIEDVSVGDDSITSEIKSRALFANDSYGQAGYVVRGMINLGNTCFFNSIMQNLLAMNRLRDNFLKLDAPVGPLISSLKKLFTETNPESGLKNVINPRSFFGCVCSKSPQFRGYQQHDSHELLRCLLDGLSTEELAGRKQSGSPKGDGTSSNTLVDALFGGQISSTVCCIECGHFSTVYEPFLDLSVPVPTKKPPPCKAQQVPRTKKAKLPPKKGGKTRVRVNRDTYPLPVQTQSNQLSSSESSCPDQSVISVAGEMGTCSADSTLLGSEEIKSVADKEDLSSPNLVTPGESQHMQVLDNGAIKTSDGFSWLDYVEAGTNECDFISQKEDAPEVQGTESKDECLNELHGQAICESSGLVCFLKEDENLSPKFSSANGWEDKVPLQVQGSEVLLLPYKEESSSAAEIIGGDGEASSSVLGGGQEEVEFDGFGDLFNEPEVVAGPAPRPSSCREVMEAGFIISNSESDPDEVDDTDSPVSVESCLAHFIKPELLLDENAWHCENCSKFLQHQKMEEKKHARAVSDGNETGIYDEPWHAVNSCSVKVRTNGNGDIKNDTNVENLVACDKHNTKLENGQRDELSLIVNERDSGSSEMEDTHIDELQSSSFRNTCNEESCSHLAADSCVIENVQRRDSPMIGNDNNDSEEEAGSKSVKVKRDATKRVLIYKAPPVLTIHLKRFSQDARGRLSKLNGHVNFRETMDIRPYIDPRCINEEKYEYHLVGLVEHSGTMRGGHYVAYVRGAQRNSGKGGDKENEGSTWYQASDAYVREVSLDEVLRCEAYILFYEKI is encoded by the exons ATGGGGAAGAAAGTCAGAAAGAAGACTCGAGGTTCTGCCAAGGAGAAGGGGGTTGCTACCCATTTGCCTATCAAGGTTATTGAGTCATCCAACCCGACTGTTGAGTCTGTTGATGAGGTTGCAAAAGAGACTAATTCTTGCCCTCATCTTGTAAAAGGTGTTAATTTTGACAGATTGTCCACTAAGATTGGTTCTTCTGGATCCGTTAGGTGTGAAGATTGTAGGGAAGGTGCGAATGATAGAAGGAGTGGTAAAGGAAAAGGTAAACATGAGAAGAAGAAAGGTGGCGCATCATTAGATTCAAAATCTGAGTCAAAATCTATATGGGTTTGTTTGGAGTGTGGTCGATATACCTGTGGAGGCGTGGGGCTACCAATAACCCCTCACTGCCATGTGGTAGGGCATGCGAGGAAAAATCGGCACCCTTTGGTAGTTCATTTTGATAAGCCCCAATTGTGTTGGTGTTTTCCTTGCAACATGCTTGTTCAAgttgataaatttgaaaaaactgATGAATCGTGTCATCTTCTATCTGATGTTGTGAAATTGTTGAAAGGACGATCACAAGAAAAATCTTCAGTGGATATTGAGGATGTCTCCGTTGGGGATGACAGTATTACTTCAGAAATTAAGTCAAGAGCTCTGTTTGCAAATGATTCATATGGACAAGCTGGTTATGTAGTTAGAGGTATGATTAATCTTGGGAATACTTGCTTCTTCAATTCAATTATGCAAAATCTGCTAGCTATGAATAGATTGCGGGACAACTTTCTAAAGTTAGATGCTCCTGTTGGGCCACTTATTAGTTCCTTGAAGAAGCTTTTCACTGAAACAAACCCCGAATCAGGAttgaaaaatgttataaatCCTAGATCTTTTTTTGGCTGTGTATGTTCTAAGTCTCCCCAATTTCGAGGATATCAGCAGCATGACAGTCACGAATTGCTCCGTTGTTTACTGGATGGGTTAAGTACTGAAGAACTAGCTGGAAGGAAACAGAGTGGTTCTCCCAAGGGAGATGGGACCTCTTCCAATACTTTAGTTGATGCTTTATTCGGGGGTCAGATATCTAGTACTGTATGTTGCATAGAGTGTGGGCATTTCTCAACAGTGTATGAACCTTTCTTAGATCTTTCAGTGCCAGTTCCTACTAAGAAACCTCCACCTTGCAAGGCCCAACAAGTACCACGGACCAAAAAAGCTAAACTTCCACcaaaaaaaggtggaaaaactCGAGTCAGAGTTAACAGGGACACTTATCCCTTACCGGTTCAAACTCAATCAAACCAATTATCCAGCTCAGAATCATCTTGCCCTGATCAGTCTGTTATATCAGTTGCTGGAGAGATGGGGACTTGTTCTGCTGATTCTACATTATTAGGTTCTGAAGAAATAAAAAGTGTAGCTGATAAAGAGGACTTGTCTTCACCTAATTTGGTTACTCCTGGAGAGTCTCAACATATGCAAGTGCTTGACAATGGTGCAATCAAAACATCAGACGGATTTTCATGGTTGGATTATGTGGAAGCTGGAACTAATGAATGTGATTTCATTTCCCAAAAGGAGGATGCCCCAGAGGTACAGGGTACTGAGAGCAAAGATGAATGTTTAAATGAATTGCATGGACAGGCCATCTGTGAATCTAGTGGTCTTGTTTGTTTCCTTAAGGAGGATGAAAACCTAAGTCCCAAATTTTCTTCAGCAAATGGGTGGGAAGACAAGGTTCCATTACAAGTTCAAGGTTCAGAAGTGCTGTTACTTCCATACAAAGAAGAAAGTTCCTCTGCTGCTGAGATCATTGGAGGGGATGGTGAGGCCTCCTCATCTGTTTTGGGTGGTGGTCAAGAAGAAGTGGAGTTTGATGGCTTTGGTGACTTATTCAATGAGCCTGAAGTTGTTGCTGGGCCTGCTCCTAGACCATCTTCATGTAGAGAGGTTATGGAAGCTGGTTTTATCATAAGCAACAGTGAGTCTGATCCAGATGAAGTAGATGATACAGATTCTCCTGTCTCTGTAGAGAGTTGCTTGGCACATTTTATAAAACCCGAGCTTCTCTTGGATGAAAATGCTTGGCATTGTGAGAACTGTTCAAAATTTCTCCAACATCAAAAGATGGAAGAGAAAAAGCATGCAAGAGCTGTATCTGATGGAAATGAAACTGGAATTTATGATGAACCATGGCATGCAGTTAACTCTTGTTCTGTTAAAGTCAGAACCAATGGAAATGGGGACATAAAGAATGACACAAACGTAGAAAATTTGGTTGCATGTGATAAACACAACACAAAGCTTGAAAATGGTCAAAGAGATGAGCTTAGTTTAATTGTTAATGAAAGGGATAGCGGATCATCTGAAATGGAAGACACACATATTGATGAATTACAGTCTTCAAGTTTTCGTAATACTTGCAATGAAGAAAGCTGTAGTCATTTAGCTGCTGATTCTTGTGTTATTGAAAATGTCCAAAGAAGAGATTCTCCGATGATAGGTAATGATAACAATGACTCAGAAGAAGAGGCTGGCTCCAAAAGCGTGAAAGTGAAGAGGGATGCAACTAAGAGGGTCCTCATTTATAAAGCTCCTCCTGTCTTGACCATTCATTTGAAGAGATTCAGCCAAGATGCCCGTGGTCGCTTAAGTAAATTAAATGGCCATGTCAATTTCAGAGAAACGATGGATATTAGACCCTATATTGATCCCAG GTGCATAAATGAAGAGAAGTATGAATACCACTTGGTTGGCTTAGTGGAGCACTCCGGAACTATGAGAGGGGGTCACTATGTTGCGTATGTGAGAGGGGCCCAGAGGAACAGTGGGAAGGGTGGTGATAAAGAGAATGAGGGTTCCACATGGTATCAGGCAAGTGATGCATATGTGCGTGAAGTTTCCCTTGATGAAGTTCTTCGCTGTGAGGCATACATTTTATTCTACGAAAAAATTTGA